TGGCGCATGCCGGCATCTGCAAGTTCCCTGATGCATTCCAGCACGTGTTCGGGAGTTCCCCACAACATCGCATCCTCGAGCACGGATCTCGGAACGGACGCCAAGGCGCCATCGAGTTCAGCAATGCTGAGGTGCTGCGGAACGAGGTCGATGAATCCACGAAACTCGTCACCAAAGGGGTGTGACGCGCCGCGCTCTCGCCAGAGCGACGCAGGAGCCATCAATGCCAGATACCGGAGCGGCCGGCTGTCCAGAAGCGAGCGGGCATGCTCCTCGCTTCGACCAAGTACGA
Above is a genomic segment from Gammaproteobacteria bacterium containing:
- a CDS encoding LLM class flavin-dependent oxidoreductase, whose product is VLGRSEEHARSLLDSRPLRYLALMAPASLWRERGASHPFGDEFRGFIDLVPQHLSIAELDGALASVPRSVLEDAMLWGTPEHVLECIRELADAGMRHAVLSPASAMVSRRDALFSIRAVLGLMRRLQSGY